A genomic window from Sulfurospirillum multivorans DSM 12446 includes:
- a CDS encoding lysophospholipid acyltransferase family protein yields MRIFLEYYALKGVLLLTKLLPIPLIYGFCKLLATLFFTLDKRRRTITLQNLALAYPHKTEDERYTLAKNIYKSVAISIAEMLLMMHQRLDIDAMVSNYEEALHELKLYFDDVNRGKLLLTAHFGNWELLAHFLAKHGYPMVVIGRKGNNHLIEEHITTPFRTRYGNTLAHKSKAMAAIVRVLNQKKIAGMLIDQKSGGSSSIKINFFGHPADTINSIGLLKLRYDPSVVPLFMARQSDGRYKLIIGSTQEIVLPEELNETEHIKRLTQHYNDIIEAVIKEYPEQWFWMHDRWRLFK; encoded by the coding sequence TTTTTTGGAATACTACGCCCTCAAAGGTGTTCTACTCTTAACCAAATTGTTGCCAATACCTTTGATTTATGGGTTTTGTAAGCTATTAGCAACACTTTTTTTTACGCTCGATAAGCGAAGACGTACCATTACCCTCCAAAACTTAGCCCTTGCCTACCCCCATAAAACAGAAGACGAACGCTACACATTGGCAAAAAATATTTATAAAAGTGTTGCCATCAGCATTGCAGAAATGCTTCTTATGATGCACCAACGACTCGACATCGATGCCATGGTTTCAAACTATGAAGAAGCGCTTCATGAGTTAAAGCTCTATTTTGACGATGTAAACAGAGGTAAACTCCTTCTTACCGCACATTTTGGTAACTGGGAATTGCTGGCACACTTTCTCGCAAAACATGGCTATCCTATGGTCGTCATCGGGCGTAAAGGCAATAATCACCTCATTGAAGAGCACATCACAACCCCTTTTCGTACACGCTATGGCAACACGCTTGCCCATAAAAGCAAAGCTATGGCGGCCATTGTGCGTGTCTTAAACCAAAAAAAAATCGCAGGAATGCTGATCGATCAAAAATCAGGTGGCTCCAGTAGCATTAAAATCAATTTCTTTGGTCACCCTGCCGATACTATCAACTCGATTGGACTGCTTAAGCTTCGTTATGATCCTTCTGTTGTCCCACTTTTTATGGCGCGTCAGAGCGATGGGCGATACAAGCTCATCATCGGATCAACCCAAGAGATTGTGTTGCCAGAAGAGCTTAACGAAACAGAGCACATTAAACGTCTCACCCAACACTACAACGACATCATTGAAGCGGTTATCAAAGAGTATCCTGAGCAATGGTTTTGGATGCACGATCGCTGGAGACTCTTTAAGTGA
- a CDS encoding ELM1/GtrOC1 family putative glycosyltransferase produces MTLLILSDGRMGHLNQSIALAKHLGAHYEIRSVHFTCKAYKLLSYLLDRLKIYTSSLFKLDQPLTQNYDCIVSTGSSTYYANKTLARALGIKSITMMLPQSYRYDFDLIFAQAHDHPPKQTNIIPLPANFSYVEPKGLFAPKGKSVGIIIGGNNALFRMDKAHLKSQLDFIFEQFQGYEIAVTTSPRTPKEIEKLVENYPFAYSVIFSNTKINPIADFVAHCEVVFITIDSTSMISEAISYGTSCVEILPLGKTQNNKFFTMTQTLEKEGYLHLFDGTLAHNSRKIDFNHYAQKVNA; encoded by the coding sequence GTGACCCTGCTCATTTTAAGTGATGGGCGTATGGGGCACCTCAACCAGTCAATCGCCCTTGCCAAACACCTTGGAGCACACTACGAGATACGTTCTGTGCACTTTACATGTAAAGCGTACAAACTGCTCTCTTACCTGCTGGATCGTCTCAAAATTTACACTTCTTCTTTGTTTAAACTGGATCAGCCTCTAACGCAAAACTACGATTGTATCGTCTCTACAGGTTCAAGCACGTATTATGCGAACAAAACGCTTGCTCGCGCTCTTGGCATCAAGTCGATTACGATGATGCTTCCGCAAAGTTACCGTTATGATTTTGATCTGATCTTTGCACAAGCACACGACCATCCACCTAAGCAAACTAACATCATTCCCTTGCCTGCCAATTTTAGTTACGTGGAACCTAAAGGACTTTTTGCACCTAAAGGCAAATCGGTGGGGATTATTATCGGTGGAAATAATGCGCTTTTTAGGATGGATAAAGCCCATCTCAAAAGCCAACTGGACTTTATCTTTGAACAGTTTCAAGGCTATGAAATCGCTGTAACCACGTCACCAAGGACACCTAAAGAGATTGAAAAGTTGGTGGAAAACTACCCTTTTGCGTACAGCGTGATTTTTTCAAATACTAAGATCAATCCCATTGCCGATTTTGTAGCGCATTGTGAGGTCGTTTTCATCACGATTGACTCCACGTCGATGATCAGCGAAGCGATCAGTTATGGCACCTCATGCGTTGAGATACTGCCACTGGGAAAAACGCAAAACAATAAATTTTTCACGATGACCCAAACCCTTGAAAAAGAGGGATATCTGCACCTTTTTGATGGCACTCTCGCTCATAATAGTCGAAAAATAGACTTTAACCACTACGCACAAAAGGTAAACGCATGA
- a CDS encoding glycosyltransferase family 4 protein, protein MKIVQLIPELNEGGVERGVVELSRELVKRGFESVVISNGGKLIEQLERDGSLHVKVNVCSKNVLTAPWRIWKLYQALQNIKPDLLHVRSRVPAWMVFFANKLLHLPIVSTVHGFNSVNRYSAIMVKADQIICASSFLIDHVIQHFHADPSKIHLIPRGIDFNYFNTHELDTKFMETFQHEHHLTHKRVILHVARITHWKDQATTIRAFLELRAKRDDIKLFFVGGIDPKRLSYFEELQRLVFDSDFAKDIVFLGSQSKMKELYALADLTISASTKPETFGRANVESLAMGVPLLATPIGATQDYIKEGETGFFFEPKNHTSLASLMQKALEYPFDKQKIQAFAKTHFSLEQMVEKNVAIYTTFSSDL, encoded by the coding sequence ATGAAAATCGTTCAACTCATCCCAGAACTGAATGAAGGTGGCGTAGAGAGAGGGGTCGTTGAGCTCTCACGCGAATTGGTGAAGAGAGGATTTGAGAGTGTTGTGATCAGCAACGGCGGCAAATTGATCGAACAATTAGAACGTGATGGATCGTTACATGTAAAGGTCAATGTCTGCTCCAAAAACGTTCTCACTGCACCTTGGCGTATCTGGAAACTCTACCAAGCCCTTCAAAATATCAAGCCCGATCTTTTACATGTAAGAAGTCGCGTGCCTGCGTGGATGGTCTTTTTTGCCAATAAACTGTTGCACCTTCCCATCGTTTCAACCGTACATGGCTTTAACTCGGTCAATCGCTACAGCGCCATTATGGTTAAAGCAGATCAGATTATCTGTGCAAGCTCTTTTTTAATCGATCACGTCATCCAACATTTTCATGCCGATCCTTCCAAGATTCACCTGATTCCAAGAGGGATTGACTTTAACTATTTCAATACCCATGAATTAGATACGAAGTTTATGGAGACCTTTCAACACGAGCATCATTTAACCCATAAGCGTGTTATTTTGCATGTGGCACGCATTACACACTGGAAAGATCAAGCCACTACGATTCGCGCTTTTTTAGAGCTTCGTGCGAAGAGAGATGACATCAAGCTCTTTTTTGTGGGCGGCATTGATCCTAAGCGTCTCTCCTATTTTGAGGAACTTCAACGTTTAGTTTTCGATTCTGATTTTGCGAAAGATATTGTTTTTCTAGGAAGCCAATCCAAAATGAAAGAGCTTTACGCATTAGCGGACCTTACGATCTCCGCTTCCACCAAACCCGAAACCTTTGGACGCGCTAATGTCGAGAGCCTTGCGATGGGCGTACCCCTTTTGGCAACACCGATTGGTGCGACACAAGATTATATTAAAGAGGGCGAAACAGGATTTTTCTTTGAGCCAAAAAATCACACTTCGTTAGCAAGTCTGATGCAAAAAGCACTCGAATATCCCTTTGATAAACAGAAAATTCAAGCGTTTGCCAAAACCCATTTTTCGCTCGAACAGATGGTGGAAAAAAATGTGGCGATTTACACCACATTCTCTTCTGATTTATGA
- a CDS encoding O-antigen ligase family protein, with the protein MAINRDKILEYLFYLLSLSFFIGKSYKAVTGVIVLVFLIDVIVKRRWDVFNDPIFIALACWCSYIFSSALWAVNPYSAMRSALQVFLWCLLYVAIKSTFINKAYIDRYIRVQMIVILFIVANALIQFIIGFNLLGTPIQASRVTDLIGHNRVFAYVFPLWIGFFGALLALKGQRTKEYLLYGVVLMGMLLTMPLSGARGPLLLLAIFLPLIAWVSPYRKWAFMALGSFLVISAVVVSMTPQLQARILTLAHPFEDQKHTRVSIWLTAFEEFKDNPILGVGFKNFRDRQFEYYKDSFESHEINPKTGEGQFHAHSPWMDILAEQGLVGIAFALFLLFTIAKIVYRSGPVVLIGSMGVWYSFSLLNSGFSLSSGTWSFFMILSISVFVMIFNYQKAYLQEKRPS; encoded by the coding sequence ATGGCAATAAATCGCGATAAAATTTTAGAATATCTGTTTTACCTACTCTCCCTTAGCTTTTTCATTGGAAAGTCTTATAAGGCTGTGACTGGGGTAATCGTTTTGGTTTTTTTGATTGATGTGATTGTAAAAAGGCGTTGGGATGTTTTTAATGATCCTATTTTTATTGCCTTAGCATGTTGGTGTTCATACATCTTTAGCAGTGCACTGTGGGCCGTAAATCCCTACAGTGCTATGCGTAGCGCACTTCAGGTTTTTTTATGGTGTTTGCTTTATGTTGCCATCAAATCAACGTTTATAAACAAAGCGTACATCGATCGTTACATACGTGTACAGATGATTGTTATTTTGTTTATTGTAGCGAATGCTCTTATTCAATTTATCATCGGTTTTAATCTTTTGGGCACACCAATCCAAGCCTCACGTGTGACGGATTTGATTGGTCACAATAGAGTTTTTGCTTACGTTTTTCCTCTCTGGATCGGTTTTTTTGGTGCTTTATTAGCACTGAAGGGACAGAGAACAAAAGAGTATCTTCTCTATGGTGTGGTACTGATGGGTATGCTTTTAACGATGCCTTTATCAGGCGCAAGAGGGCCACTTCTTTTACTCGCCATCTTTTTACCACTCATTGCCTGGGTCAGCCCGTACCGTAAATGGGCCTTTATGGCATTAGGCAGTTTTTTAGTCATCTCAGCGGTTGTTGTCTCTATGACACCTCAATTGCAAGCACGCATCTTAACATTGGCACATCCTTTTGAAGATCAAAAGCATACACGCGTTTCCATCTGGCTAACGGCCTTTGAAGAGTTTAAAGATAACCCAATTTTAGGGGTTGGTTTTAAAAATTTTCGCGATAGGCAGTTTGAATATTACAAAGACTCTTTTGAAAGCCATGAGATTAATCCTAAAACGGGAGAAGGACAATTTCATGCGCATAGCCCCTGGATGGATATTCTAGCAGAACAAGGTCTTGTAGGAATTGCATTTGCCCTTTTCTTACTTTTTACAATTGCAAAAATAGTCTACCGCTCAGGTCCTGTTGTTTTAATTGGAAGTATGGGCGTGTGGTACTCTTTCTCGCTCCTCAATAGTGGATTTTCGCTCTCAAGTGGAACGTGGTCCTTCTTTATGATCTTATCAATTTCTGTCTTTGTGATGATTTTCAATTATCAAAAGGCATATTTGCAGGAAAAGAGGCCTTCATAA
- a CDS encoding glycosyltransferase has translation MLHYLFRHNKDYSRFNIIKHLLKDVTCKNDIFMLLPFSKNQFFKHFFKRNRIVNDFFISNYDTYVYDREKISKYNPRAWWKYLQDWVNFKFSKYLLSDTQAHFDYWQKLFGTFKGEHFVLPVLADTSLYYPAKDPRIDEPKRILFYGSFIPLHGIDIILKAFALLEKEQISFQAQVIGKGQMFAAMKALHENLHLCNVEMNGLFMNEQALVDEIRKADIVLGIFGHSQKAFSVIPNKAYQALACQKALITMTTPTMYEFFNDHEILMCPNTPEALAEAMKTLINDTALLQQYQTNGYQAFNMLYEQTQKRFAHFIHTIDQSLDS, from the coding sequence ATGCTTCACTATCTTTTTAGACACAATAAAGATTATTCACGTTTTAATATTATCAAACACCTCTTAAAAGATGTTACATGTAAAAATGATATTTTTATGTTATTGCCTTTCTCCAAGAACCAGTTTTTCAAACATTTTTTTAAACGTAACCGCATTGTCAATGATTTTTTTATCTCAAACTATGACACCTACGTCTATGATAGAGAAAAAATCAGCAAATACAATCCAAGAGCATGGTGGAAATACCTTCAAGATTGGGTTAATTTTAAATTCTCAAAATATCTTTTATCCGACACTCAAGCACATTTTGACTATTGGCAGAAACTGTTTGGAACCTTCAAAGGAGAGCATTTTGTATTACCGGTTTTGGCAGATACCTCTCTTTACTATCCTGCAAAAGACCCACGCATAGATGAACCAAAACGTATTTTATTTTATGGCTCTTTTATCCCTTTGCATGGGATTGATATTATCTTAAAAGCTTTTGCACTGCTTGAAAAAGAGCAGATTTCCTTTCAAGCGCAGGTGATCGGCAAAGGTCAAATGTTTGCAGCAATGAAAGCGTTACATGAAAACCTTCATCTTTGCAATGTCGAAATGAATGGTCTTTTTATGAATGAGCAAGCACTGGTTGATGAGATACGAAAAGCCGACATCGTTCTTGGTATCTTCGGACATAGCCAAAAAGCTTTTTCAGTGATTCCCAATAAAGCATACCAAGCACTTGCCTGTCAAAAGGCACTGATTACGATGACGACCCCTACAATGTATGAATTTTTTAATGATCATGAAATCCTCATGTGTCCCAATACCCCCGAAGCGTTAGCAGAGGCGATGAAAACACTGATCAACGACACGGCATTATTGCAGCAATATCAAACCAATGGCTACCAAGCCTTTAACATGCTCTATGAACAGACGCAAAAACGTTTTGCACATTTTATTCATACGATAGATCAATCATTGGATTCATAG
- a CDS encoding glycosyltransferase family 9 protein — protein sequence MNLAVIKFSALGDIAESLPVLRAFKQTPTIITSPLGKALLQDEFDDFMLLSNKKALTLAKLIWEIRKQKFDWLVDLQNNDRSRLIDYLSNATRIANHDTIVLTQNINTILYQIAQKTSLVNPLDTTFVLKERSYIVLNCGSSPKWSSKRLPAHKWHEISALLYERFHLPFILTGDVSEKEYVEEILKSIVGEKKSVAGKTTLQDLKKILSEAFLTVSTDSGPMHLSAVQKTPTIGLFGPTNWIKAAPYGPWSTAVYDTHFYADAIPPKRSLMEHDHYFDHISIDQALVTLSAYLV from the coding sequence ATGAATTTAGCTGTTATCAAATTTAGTGCTCTTGGCGATATTGCTGAGAGTTTACCTGTTTTAAGAGCGTTCAAACAGACTCCAACCATTATTACGTCGCCCCTTGGCAAAGCTTTGCTGCAAGATGAATTTGATGATTTTATGCTTTTATCCAATAAAAAAGCACTCACCCTGGCTAAACTGATTTGGGAAATTCGAAAACAGAAGTTTGATTGGTTGGTTGATTTACAAAACAACGATCGAAGTCGTTTGATTGATTACCTCTCTAACGCTACACGTATTGCGAACCATGACACCATTGTACTGACACAAAACATTAACACGATTTTATATCAAATTGCACAAAAAACGTCACTTGTTAACCCGTTAGATACGACCTTTGTACTTAAAGAGCGCTCTTACATTGTCTTAAATTGTGGTTCAAGCCCCAAGTGGTCTTCCAAGCGTCTTCCAGCTCATAAATGGCACGAGATCAGTGCCCTACTTTATGAGCGATTTCACCTCCCCTTTATCCTAACGGGTGACGTCTCAGAGAAGGAATACGTTGAAGAGATATTAAAATCAATCGTCGGAGAAAAAAAGAGTGTTGCAGGGAAAACGACGCTTCAAGATCTCAAAAAAATTCTGAGTGAGGCTTTCTTAACGGTTTCCACCGATTCGGGTCCTATGCATCTATCTGCTGTTCAAAAAACACCGACTATTGGTCTTTTTGGACCGACAAACTGGATTAAAGCAGCCCCTTATGGACCGTGGTCAACTGCGGTATATGATACGCACTTTTATGCGGATGCGATACCGCCAAAGAGAAGTTTGATGGAACACGATCACTATTTTGATCACATCAGTATCGATCAAGCGTTAGTCACATTGTCGGCGTATCTTGTGTAA
- a CDS encoding glycosyltransferase family 10 domain-containing protein, with product MQTYIRVKITERGSRSNQESTFKKQIPHSQGTWGKCQFTFDPLDQNYDWLVVLDDIASIVPHKIEPLQCPRENTILVTTEPSSISYYGRAFAGQFHYLITNHGEKTLPHPNAIRSQTGNTWFYGKTYDEILRVTNPTKTKKISTVCSNKQQGHTMHKLRYDFTQKLQEAMPELERFGKGFKWIDLKADALDPYEFHVAIENHIEKHVWTEKLADAFLGGCVPIYCGCPNVYDYFPKESVIQIDIHDIEGSIAKIKEIIEHEGEYERRFEAVKEARRRVLEEYNLLAMIDKIVQNSEPSILVPNQKIYSRRVMRVRHLSDLMRFFWFRIEGFMKTICA from the coding sequence TTGCAGACCTATATTCGCGTTAAGATAACAGAGCGAGGAAGCCGTAGTAATCAAGAGAGCACCTTTAAAAAACAGATACCTCACAGTCAGGGAACTTGGGGAAAGTGCCAATTTACGTTTGATCCACTCGATCAAAATTACGATTGGCTCGTTGTCCTTGATGATATTGCCAGCATTGTCCCTCATAAGATAGAGCCACTGCAGTGCCCCAGAGAGAATACCATTCTTGTGACGACGGAGCCTAGTTCCATTAGTTACTATGGTAGAGCATTTGCAGGACAGTTTCACTATCTCATCACCAACCATGGTGAGAAAACGTTACCGCATCCCAATGCGATTCGTTCACAAACGGGCAATACCTGGTTTTATGGCAAAACGTATGATGAAATCCTTCGCGTAACAAACCCTACTAAAACTAAAAAAATATCAACCGTCTGCTCCAACAAGCAACAAGGGCATACCATGCACAAGTTGCGGTATGACTTTACCCAGAAATTGCAAGAAGCGATGCCTGAACTTGAACGTTTTGGCAAAGGATTTAAGTGGATTGATCTTAAAGCAGATGCTTTAGACCCGTATGAATTTCATGTTGCCATTGAAAACCATATTGAAAAACACGTTTGGACTGAAAAGCTTGCGGATGCGTTTTTAGGAGGGTGTGTCCCCATTTATTGTGGGTGTCCAAATGTGTATGACTATTTTCCCAAAGAGAGCGTGATTCAAATCGATATTCACGATATTGAAGGCTCCATTGCGAAAATTAAGGAAATTATAGAACACGAGGGAGAATATGAAAGGCGTTTTGAGGCGGTGAAAGAGGCACGTAGACGCGTTCTTGAGGAGTATAATTTACTTGCGATGATCGACAAAATCGTGCAAAACTCAGAACCTTCCATCTTGGTGCCCAATCAAAAAATCTATTCAAGAAGAGTGATGAGAGTGCGGCACTTGAGCGACTTGATGCGATTTTTTTGGTTTAGAATAGAAGGTTTTATGAAAACCATTTGTGCATAA
- the gmhA gene encoding D-sedoheptulose 7-phosphate isomerase, which translates to MMEMIYNEIQAHKEVVEKTLLNLQSHIYTASIIAIEALKNGNKILLCGNGGSAADAQHIAAELSGRYKIERRGLAGIALTTDTSVLTAVGNDYGFDRIYDRQVEALAREGDVLIGISTSGHSKNVVRALSLAKHMGCRTIGLSGRDGGVMSEFCDINIIVPSEDTPRIQEMHIMIGHIICQAIDTHFKTNG; encoded by the coding sequence ATGATGGAGATGATTTACAACGAAATTCAGGCGCATAAAGAGGTCGTTGAAAAAACACTTTTGAATTTACAAAGCCATATTTATACGGCTTCTATCATTGCGATTGAAGCGCTGAAAAATGGCAATAAAATCTTACTGTGTGGCAACGGTGGAAGTGCTGCTGATGCGCAACATATTGCGGCAGAGCTGAGTGGGCGTTATAAAATTGAGCGGCGAGGACTTGCCGGAATTGCTCTGACAACGGATACCTCTGTCTTAACGGCTGTTGGAAATGACTATGGATTTGATCGTATCTATGACCGCCAAGTGGAAGCTTTAGCAAGAGAAGGCGACGTACTCATCGGTATTTCGACCAGTGGGCATAGCAAAAATGTCGTACGAGCGCTTAGCCTAGCCAAACATATGGGATGTCGTACCATCGGTTTAAGCGGACGAGATGGGGGTGTTATGAGTGAATTTTGCGACATAAACATCATTGTCCCAAGTGAGGATACACCGCGTATTCAAGAGATGCACATTATGATCGGGCATATTATTTGCCAAGCGATCGATACTCACTTTAAAACGAATGGGTAG
- the rfaE1 gene encoding D-glycero-beta-D-manno-heptose-7-phosphate kinase, translated as MKRNGTTQPHILVIGDMMLDHYLWGKCERISPEAPVQVVDIQRESTVLGGAGNVVNNLVSLGAHVSVASVIGDDLNGKELLETLLLQGLDTAGMVVQEGRKTSKKSRVIASHQQVVRYDSESKDDITETSAEALLAQCVAYIPKVDVILLSDYGKGVLTPNFTCKVIELAKKYQKPIFVDPKGDDYHKYSGATLITPNKKEASLATKIAINDDESLHKAGTLLKESLDLEYAIITLSEDGMAIFGEQFLKMPTVAREVYDVTGAGDTVLAALGYAYASGQSIQEAASFANKAAAVVVGKLGSATVTLDEIDAYEHSLRSATAESKLKSIEEITRLLQTKKHQKIVFTNGCFDILHVGHVKYLEIARSFGDVLIVGLNADDSIKRLKGEHRPINTLEDRAYILASLESVSYVVPFEEDTPLELISVLKPDILVKGADYEGKEVVGSNIAKEVRLVEFIEGKSTTSIIERMRDDKQK; from the coding sequence ATGAAAAGAAACGGCACAACACAGCCTCATATTTTAGTTATCGGCGATATGATGTTAGATCATTACCTTTGGGGTAAATGCGAACGCATCTCTCCTGAAGCACCGGTTCAAGTGGTGGATATACAGCGTGAAAGTACCGTCCTTGGTGGGGCTGGCAATGTGGTCAACAATCTGGTGAGTTTAGGTGCGCATGTCAGTGTTGCAAGTGTGATTGGGGATGATTTAAATGGGAAAGAATTGCTTGAAACGCTTTTACTTCAAGGTCTTGACACAGCTGGAATGGTTGTGCAAGAGGGTCGCAAAACCAGTAAGAAGAGCCGTGTCATTGCCTCTCATCAACAAGTAGTGCGTTATGATAGCGAATCCAAAGATGACATCACTGAAACTTCAGCAGAAGCACTTTTAGCGCAATGCGTTGCGTATATACCCAAAGTAGATGTCATTTTACTCTCCGATTATGGCAAAGGTGTTTTGACACCAAACTTTACATGTAAAGTGATTGAGCTTGCCAAAAAATATCAAAAGCCTATTTTTGTCGATCCCAAAGGGGATGATTACCACAAATACAGTGGAGCGACGCTGATTACGCCCAATAAAAAAGAGGCAAGTCTTGCTACCAAAATTGCTATAAACGATGATGAAAGCTTGCACAAAGCTGGAACTTTACTCAAAGAGAGTTTGGATCTTGAGTACGCCATTATAACGCTCTCGGAAGATGGAATGGCAATCTTTGGTGAGCAGTTTCTTAAAATGCCAACCGTTGCACGTGAAGTGTACGATGTTACGGGTGCTGGCGATACCGTACTGGCAGCTTTAGGGTATGCGTATGCTTCTGGGCAAAGTATTCAAGAAGCGGCATCTTTTGCCAATAAAGCGGCCGCAGTAGTTGTGGGAAAACTTGGAAGTGCAACCGTCACGCTGGATGAAATTGATGCGTATGAGCATAGCCTTCGAAGTGCAACGGCTGAGAGTAAACTTAAAAGCATCGAAGAGATCACACGCCTTCTTCAAACCAAAAAACATCAAAAAATTGTCTTTACCAATGGTTGCTTTGACATTTTACATGTAGGGCATGTGAAGTACCTTGAGATTGCCAGAAGCTTTGGCGATGTGCTTATTGTTGGGCTGAATGCTGATGATTCGATCAAGCGACTAAAAGGTGAGCATCGACCTATAAACACTTTAGAAGACCGAGCGTACATCTTAGCTAGTTTAGAATCGGTCAGCTACGTTGTTCCTTTTGAAGAAGATACCCCACTTGAGCTTATTTCTGTCCTTAAACCCGATATTTTGGTTAAAGGGGCTGATTACGAAGGCAAGGAAGTTGTGGGAAGTAACATTGCCAAAGAGGTACGATTGGTTGAATTTATTGAGGGCAAAAGCACGACTAGCATTATTGAGAGGATGAGAGATGATAAACAAAAGTGA
- the gmhB gene encoding D-glycero-beta-D-manno-heptose 1,7-bisphosphate 7-phosphatase: MQKAVFLDRDGVINIDKAYVSKIEDFEFCESVFEALRHFQKLGYLLIIVTNQSGIGRGYYSEEDFQKLTSWMRQELLHVKISIDAVYHCPHAPETNCACRKPKSGMFEEAIKAFDIDVTHSWMIGDKPSDIEAAHGAGIEQTILLGCEHSPKAKYCVNFLLDTINFIK, translated from the coding sequence ATGCAAAAGGCGGTATTTTTAGACCGTGATGGTGTCATTAATATCGATAAAGCCTATGTCTCTAAGATCGAAGATTTTGAATTTTGCGAAAGCGTTTTTGAAGCGTTGAGACATTTTCAAAAACTAGGGTATCTGCTCATCATCGTCACCAACCAGTCAGGCATCGGACGAGGGTATTACAGCGAAGAAGACTTTCAAAAACTAACGTCATGGATGCGTCAAGAACTTTTACATGTAAAGATCTCAATCGATGCGGTTTACCACTGCCCGCATGCGCCAGAAACAAATTGTGCATGTCGAAAGCCTAAAAGTGGCATGTTTGAAGAAGCTATTAAGGCGTTTGATATTGATGTGACACACTCGTGGATGATTGGCGATAAACCAAGCGACATCGAAGCGGCACATGGGGCTGGGATTGAGCAGACAATCCTTCTTGGATGTGAGCACTCACCAAAGGCTAAATATTGCGTTAATTTTCTTTTGGATACAATTAATTTCATTAAATAA
- a CDS encoding tetratricopeptide repeat protein gives MFRGIVAWVCVLSGLMGATHSVCEVERTDTQKAKESIEIILASEPTNTTCMLQLANIYLKLGKIAKGFEILVDAYSIDPHNVQNSRIATVLPFALKVTNLKQQAAKTNDKEIWNKLGDGYYEMGIFNEAAQMYKKSIQVDGFQHMIRLKLALSLQKNLQIYTAIEEVQKVLAKEPTHLYANYYMGKFLAYDLKNREEAKIFFSKAKNALIAQKDRFGYLEYTNLLSDITRELGE, from the coding sequence TTGTTTCGAGGGATAGTCGCATGGGTCTGTGTTTTAAGTGGTTTAATGGGTGCAACGCACAGTGTGTGTGAAGTTGAACGTACGGATACACAAAAAGCAAAAGAGTCGATTGAAATCATTCTTGCCAGTGAACCAACCAATACAACGTGCATGCTTCAGCTTGCCAATATTTACCTCAAACTTGGCAAAATTGCCAAAGGTTTTGAAATCTTAGTCGATGCCTACTCGATTGATCCGCACAATGTTCAAAACAGCCGTATTGCAACGGTACTTCCTTTTGCGCTTAAAGTGACCAACCTCAAACAGCAAGCGGCGAAAACCAACGATAAAGAGATTTGGAATAAGCTTGGTGACGGTTATTATGAAATGGGCATTTTCAATGAAGCCGCGCAAATGTACAAAAAAAGCATCCAAGTGGATGGGTTTCAGCATATGATTCGCCTCAAACTCGCCCTTTCCCTTCAAAAAAACTTACAAATTTACACTGCGATTGAAGAGGTTCAAAAAGTGCTTGCCAAAGAGCCAACGCACCTTTACGCGAACTATTACATGGGAAAATTTTTAGCATACGATCTTAAAAACCGCGAAGAGGCAAAGATCTTTTTTTCCAAAGCCAAAAACGCTTTAATCGCCCAAAAAGACAGGTTTGGTTACTTGGAATACACCAATTTGCTCAGCGATATTACCAGAGAGTTGGGAGAATAG
- a CDS encoding c-type cytochrome encodes MKKICTILAIAAVTSLMAADGEAIYKSKCFSCHGDKASKAALNKSQIIAGWDAAKIIASVNGYKNGEGGPMKGVMKPIASGLSEDDLKAVSATIASYK; translated from the coding sequence GTGAAAAAAATTTGCACAATTTTAGCAATTGCGGCAGTAACAAGTTTGATGGCAGCCGATGGCGAAGCGATCTACAAATCGAAGTGTTTTTCCTGTCATGGAGACAAAGCTTCTAAAGCAGCCTTAAATAAATCACAAATCATTGCCGGTTGGGATGCAGCGAAAATTATTGCATCGGTTAATGGCTATAAAAATGGTGAGGGTGGCCCAATGAAAGGTGTCATGAAACCAATCGCAAGTGGTCTAAGCGAAGACGATCTTAAAGCCGTTTCTGCAACGATTGCTTCCTATAAGTAA